The proteins below are encoded in one region of Strongyloides ratti genome assembly S_ratti_ED321, scaffold srae_chrx_scaffold0000003:
- a CDS encoding Rho GTPase-activating protein 92B — MDRLKDSMNNSVQRIRSLAGPKSSQSTSASNQLSSSNKKEFLLTNSVLDIHNIRIGDSLKSIRDAMTKTIRSNVKEENVEKKKKKLDLYQLAHQFFSEARFIQQYSVGLERIFKEAGNSYSDIVDNQVTMDTYIEEQIIEKLTKNMELAKEISKNQNELKKVVSNRDNIEKKMKTVTDEGKAVEYQTDFDSLVNKVDSIRESTLALMFTLKGREYQNAMVIRDFMQQHLDFYEKSAKILKSRIENIDKDISDFIRQPIFGVDIEKHCQKEGRKIAGPIQICAEALFENGMKEQGLFRVPGNQNKVKRLRAALDSGAEKEIDDFIHDPHTICAVLKLYLRELPSKLFPKNLNSGYLKAVDMINEGKDEQLKFVYYLLNQMPEVNRDNIAYLMKFLRNVTEYESVINMNASNLALMLAPNLFDENCIDKNYNPNVGAKFCEILISNANVLFTNYDFDYSRRKVTKTKAIGGHYGGSVTSFDSDYTFTDKNKSKRVPVYHEYDDNLDNNSEKVSQGSSICSLSNDNSNSRYHHDKPCRPTYPPPQRHFKNSSSDSDKITFSTSTGETASPQLSQKSNFSKYDTKANVGDVYENYANTYPQSPPLTKRIDSSSSILSGDEGLTFSKSEPIPEGAIFLPKNLIEINNTPVKNTTHFSNLYPPLNVINSHGGSLLINTGEGTKPTISPKPRKAPSPPKDKEADDGKRLSERLII, encoded by the exons atggatCGACTTAAAGATAGTATGAATAATAGTGTTCAGAGAATTCGAAGTTTAGCTGGACCAAAATCATCTCAATCAACATCAGCAAGCAACCAATTATc ttcTTCAAATAAGAAAGAATTTCTTTTGACAAATTCTGTTTTGGATATACATAATATAAGAATTGGAGATTCATTAAAGTCAATTCGTGATGCAATGACAAAAACAATAAGAAGTAATGTTAAAGAAGAAAATGTAGAgaaaaaaaag aaaaaattagatTTGTATCAATTAGCACATCAATTTTTTTCTGAAGCACGTTTTATTCAACAATATAGTGTAGGATTagaaagaatatttaaagaagCTGGTAATAGTTATAGTGATATTGTGGATAATCAAGTTACAATGGATACATATATAGAAGAacaaattattgaaaaattaacaaaaaatatggaATTAGCAAAAGAAATTAGtaaaaatcaaaatgaaTTAAAGAAAGTTGTTAGTAATAGagataatattgaaaaaaaaatgaaaacagTGACCGATGAAGGGAAAGCAGTAGAATATCAAACAGATTTTGATTCATTAGTTAATAAAGTTGATTCAATAAGAGAATCAACACTTGCACTAATGTTTACATTAAAAGGTCGTGAATATCAGAATGCCATGGTTATACGGGATTTTATGCAACAACATTTagatttttatgaaaaatcagctaaaattttaaaaagtcgtattgaaaatattgataaagaCATATCAGATTTTATAAGGCAACCTATATTTGGTGTTGATATTGAAAAACATTGTCAAAAAGAGGGAAGAAAAATTGCAGGACCAATACAAATATGTGCTGAAgcattatttgaaaatggAATGAAAGAACAAGGATTATTTAGGGTTCCTGGAAAtcaaaataaagttaaaagacTTCGTGCAGCTTTAGATTCTGGTGcagaaaaagaaattgatgATTTTATTCACGACCCACATACAATATGTgcagttttaaaattatatttaagagAGCTTCCATCAAAATTGTTcccaaaaaatttaaatagtgGTTATTTAAAAGCAGTTGATATGATTAATGAAGGAAAAGATGAACAgttaaaatttgtatattatttacttAATCAGATGCCTGAAGTTAATAGAGATAATATTGCATATcttatgaaatttttacGTAATGTTACTGAATATGAAAGTGTTATTAATATGAATGCTTCTAATTTAGCATTAATGTTAGCACcaaatttatttgatgaaaattgtattgataaaaattataatccAAATGTAGGAGCAAAATTTTGTGAAATATTGATTTCAAATGCAAAtgtattatttacaaattatGATTTTGATTATTCTCGAAGAAAAGTTACTAAAACAAAGGCTATAGGTGGACATTATGGTGGTTCAGTAACATCTTTTGATAGTGATTATACCTTTACAGATA aaaataaatcaaaaagaGTACCTGTATATCATGAGTATGATGATAATTTAGATAATAATTCAGAAAAAGTTTCTCAAGGTAGTAGTATTTGTTCACTTTCTAATGATAATTCAAATAGTCGTTATCATCATGATAAACCTTGTAGACCAACATATCCACCACCTCAaagacattttaaaaatagtagtAGTGATAgtgataaaataacattttctaCATCAACTGGAGAAACTGCATCGCCTCAATTGTCacaaaaatcaaatttttcaaaatatgatACAAAGGCAAATGTTGGTGATGTATATGAAAATTATGCTAATACATATCCCCAAAGTCCACCACTTACCAAAAGAATTGACTCATCATCATCAATATTATCAGGTGATGAAGGATTAACATTTTCAAAAAGTGAACCAATACCTGAAGGAGCAAtatttttaccaaaaaatttaattgaaataaataatacacCTGTTAAAAACACAACGCATTTTTCAAATCTTTATCCACcattaaatgttataaattcTCATGGAGGAAGTTTACTTATTAATACTGGAGAAGGAACTAAACCAACAATTAGTCCTAAACCAAGGAAAGCACCATCACCACCAAAAGATAAAGAAGCAGATGATGGTAAAAGATTAAGCGAG aGATTAATCATCTAA
- a CDS encoding Pleckstrin homology domain-containing protein, which produces MPTRQIIKEGCLQTKLIKYKGALMFKKKKILYEKENCWVVLCKHDDKIPLLEWYPSSLAVENHKPAQVADLLNVSYITQTVGEDRAFIIGFDDPQREPLELVSLSLDECNFWIEQIRETLSSLNCLSQTLENMYTIIPEDNSSQNGVEDNNKRSSSEYPNNFQSNNDNTSTLSCSSNSKNEIMPFSKELGKEEEKDRKILIESPLSKNINSLSKNEVTNKNDYEEMKEINGSYSNLQQPLILVVPEVEAPHITNNRSLTSMSSSSSTPNINNSNLLDKSSPTNKITNSSSPEINNKKMHNNYRHGIRSKNNKLNIPKSPIPNLPPRNFDDNDFNDISSNNLLIKNMIKEENICKNFNPPSPEPISYTSNLIYDKLYKPFKQSAPSTTSSDNDTCSSLADSIASMTLNNLLPLKTGRYKTNLNEVHSTDFYDTLPVLLNVPQSLTTSDTIYDTLPIDSADLLNEHRVRNLSLVYTVIAEHIVFVEISGRVFVGGWTIQMHPKLIGLIHVGDEIIECDNKIIKDLEHFHNILCQHDLSGNPISLRIRSIPFGKVFFIKKIPKTSPEELLGLILKRKKNVIVNDNREIFLKSENCTNENNINSKNEMIYETLTTQDSTSPVITELNDKPTNMFATSDDHLYRRIDKLPKNSHFSIIIHPRDFSRLIKANIKQSLTFIRFIHDQ; this is translated from the exons atgcCTACACGtcaaataattaaagaaGGTTGTTTACAAACTaaacttattaaatataagggagcattaatgtttaaaaaaaaa aaaatattgtatgaaaaagaaaattgttGGGTTGTACTTTGTAAACATGATGATAAAATTCCTCTTCTTGAATGGTATCCCTCAAGTTTGGCTGTTGAAAACCATAAACCAGCCCAAGTTGCTGACTTGTTGAATGTTTCTTACATAACACAAACTGTTGGTGAAGATAGAGCTTTCATAATTGGTTTTGATGACCCTCAACGGGAGCCTTTAGAATTAGTATCATTATCATT agATGAATGTAATTTTTGGATTGAACAGATAAGAGAAACTTTATCATCATTAAATTGTTTATCACAAACTTTAGAAAATATGTATACAATAATACCAGAAGATAACTCATCTCAAAATGGTGTagaagataataataaaagaagtaGTAGTGAATAtccaaataattttcaatcaaataatgataatactTCCACCTTATCATGTTCTTcaaattctaaaaatgaaataatgcCTTTTTCTAAAGAATTAGgaaaagaagaagaaaaagaTAGAAAAATCTTAATTGAATCACCCTTAtcgaaaaatataaattctttatcaaaaaatgaaGTAACTAATAAGAATGATTATGAAGAAATGAAGGAAATTAATGGAAGTTATAGTAATCTTCAACAACCACTAATTT tagtTGTTCCGGAAGTAGAAGCTCCACATATAACAAATAATCGCTCTTTGACTTCTATGTCATCATCTTCTTCTACaccaaatattaataattcaaatttattaGATAAATCTTCACCaactaataaaataacaaattctTCAAGTcctgaaataaataataaaaaaatgcatAATAATTATCGACATGGAATAcgttcaaaaaataataaattaaatattccaAAATCACCAATACCAAATTTACCACCAAGAAATTTTGAtgataatgattttaatgatatatcatcaaataatttattgataaaaaatatgattaaggaagaaaatatttgtaaaaatttcaatCCACCAAGTCCTGAACCAATAAGTTATACATCAAATcttatatatgataaattatataaaccATTTAAACAATCAGCACCATCAACAACATCCTCTGATAATGATACATGTTCATCATTAGCTGATAGTATTGCTTCAATGACacttaataatttattaccaTTAAAAACTGGTagatataaaacaaatttaaatgaagTTCATTCAACAGATTTTTATGATACTTTACCtgtattattaaatgtaCCACAATCACTTACAACATCTGATACAATTTATGATACTTTACCTATTGATTCAGctgatttattaaatgaacaTCGTGTTAGAAACTTATCATTAGTATATACTGTTATTGCTGAACATATTGTATTTGTTGAAATATCAGGTAGAGTATTTGTTGGTGGATGGACAATACAAATGCATCCTAAATTAATTGGTCTTATACATGTTGGTGATGAAATTATTGAatgtgataataaaattattaaagatcTTGAACATtttcataatatattatgtCAACATGATTTATCTGGAAATCCTATTTCATTAAGGATACGTTCAATACCATTTggtaaagtattttttattaaaaaaattccaaAAACATCACCAGAAGAATTATTAggattaatattaaaaagaaaaaaaaatgttattgtaaatgataatagagaaatatttttaaaatcggAAAATTGtacaaatgaaaataatattaattcaaaaaatgaaatgaTTTATGAAACATTAACAACACAAGATTCAACATCACCTGTAATAACAGAATTGAATGATAAACCTACTAATATGTTTGCTACATCAGATGATCATTTGTATCGTAGAATTGACAAGCTTCCTAAAAATTCACATTTCTCTATAATCATACATCCACGGGACTTTTCAAGATTAATCAAGGCAAATATAAAGCAATCCCTAACTTTTATACGTTTTATTCATGATCAGTAA